One Streptococcus gallolyticus subsp. gallolyticus DSM 16831 DNA window includes the following coding sequences:
- a CDS encoding cell division protein FtsQ/DivIB — protein MTKEKEQDKKESKTQNDEKLALTEWQKRNIEFLKKKEAEEAEKKKRQEKLRLERTPHVKKEDDDEEEKDSQSEKKADKATTNGDADEQEIVSKKEKKQKVKQAKKARKEKKKKEKKELTPLQKARRRAYPVLIVAGAVLLISLFLVTPISKQKTVTVSGTSTTTSDAVLTASGIKSSDYFFSLIFNHSAYEKSILKNDKMVKEAKIVYHFPNKFTIKVKEYDIVAYAQTDDGYQPILENGTHLDVVGASELPDTFLTINLSSESDIQKLIKAFSKLDKDLVSQIQIVSSANSSTTADLLLLEMHDGNTVRVPLSEIVEKLPYYTKIKGNLTEASIVDMEVGIYTTTETIESEAAAEKESASSESSDENTESSDTESTTESSEETQTESSDTEVSTEAFAVDGASDNNPTTEENPNNMTSGMQVGQQ, from the coding sequence ATGACAAAAGAGAAAGAGCAAGATAAAAAAGAATCTAAAACTCAAAATGACGAAAAGCTTGCGCTGACAGAATGGCAAAAACGCAATATTGAATTTCTGAAGAAAAAAGAAGCTGAAGAAGCTGAGAAAAAGAAACGTCAAGAAAAATTACGTTTAGAACGCACGCCGCATGTCAAAAAAGAAGATGACGACGAGGAAGAAAAAGACTCCCAGTCTGAAAAGAAAGCTGACAAAGCGACAACCAACGGTGATGCTGACGAACAAGAAATTGTTTCTAAAAAAGAGAAAAAACAAAAAGTAAAACAAGCTAAAAAAGCCAGAAAAGAAAAAAAGAAAAAAGAGAAAAAGGAGCTCACGCCACTTCAAAAAGCGAGACGTCGTGCTTATCCTGTTCTTATTGTTGCTGGTGCAGTTTTGCTAATATCGCTCTTTTTGGTAACGCCTATTAGCAAGCAAAAAACAGTCACAGTTTCGGGAACATCAACAACAACTTCTGATGCTGTTTTGACTGCGTCGGGCATAAAAAGCTCAGATTATTTCTTCTCGCTGATTTTTAACCATTCAGCGTATGAAAAAAGCATTTTGAAAAACGATAAAATGGTCAAAGAAGCAAAAATCGTTTATCATTTTCCGAATAAATTCACGATAAAAGTGAAAGAATATGATATTGTGGCTTATGCCCAGACGGATGATGGCTACCAACCAATTCTTGAAAACGGAACTCACCTTGATGTTGTTGGGGCGTCTGAATTACCTGATACTTTCCTGACTATCAATCTTTCTTCTGAAAGCGATATTCAAAAATTGATAAAAGCTTTTTCAAAACTAGATAAAGATTTGGTTAGCCAAATTCAAATTGTTAGCTCTGCGAATTCTTCGACGACAGCTGATTTACTTCTTTTGGAAATGCATGATGGCAATACTGTTCGTGTACCATTGTCAGAAATTGTTGAGAAATTACCTTACTACACGAAAATTAAGGGAAATCTGACAGAAGCCAGCATTGTTGATATGGAAGTCGGTATTTACACAACGACAGAAACTATTGAGTCCGAAGCTGCCGCTGAAAAAGAAAGTGCTAGCTCAGAATCAAGTGATGAAAATACAGAGTCTAGCGATACCGAATCAACAACAGAATCTAGTGAGGAAACTCAGACAGAATCAAGTGATACAGAAGTATCAACAGAAGCATTTGCAGTAGATGGTGCTAGCGATAATAACCCTACTACAGAGGAAAATCCGAATAATATGACATCTGGTATGCAGGTTGGTCAACAATAA